The Hyphococcus flavus genome contains a region encoding:
- a CDS encoding CopG family transcriptional regulator yields the protein MKKARLQVRLGEKAETLLSRAAERPGVTKASIVEAAIVELLNPKEDSQEYAALIKRLDKLTRAMERLADDASAQTETLALYILYYLCITPPLPEQNRAAAEALGQKRFERFISQVGDRLMGQERFTDTLLEHMGLSAATSEQRGEAVQ from the coding sequence ATGAAAAAAGCAAGACTGCAGGTTCGGTTGGGAGAAAAAGCGGAAACGCTCTTGTCACGCGCTGCGGAGCGGCCCGGCGTCACCAAGGCGTCGATTGTGGAAGCGGCGATTGTCGAGCTTCTAAATCCCAAAGAAGATTCTCAAGAATATGCAGCGCTCATAAAACGGCTCGACAAGTTGACGCGAGCGATGGAGCGCCTCGCCGACGACGCATCAGCTCAGACCGAAACGCTCGCGCTCTACATTCTCTATTATCTCTGCATCACGCCGCCACTGCCGGAGCAAAACCGCGCCGCCGCTGAAGCGTTAGGTCAAAAGCGGTTCGAGCGGTTTATCTCGCAGGTCGGCGATCGCCTCATGGGACAGGAGCGATTTACCGACACGCTGCTCGAACATATGGGCTTGAGCGCGGCGACGAGCGAACAGCGCGGGGAGGCGGTCCAATGA
- the trbB gene encoding P-type conjugative transfer ATPase TrbB, with protein sequence MTNVQGHQHAARVAIRRISMLKTAFGPAIASALDDDSVTEIIANPDGALWIERAGIGRERADAPMAAADVERIIRLVASALDTVCDHEHPIVSGELPGTGERFEGVLPPVSSNPAFTIRKPSKIAIPLDDNVMAGVMTQRQAQVLRSAVRMRSSVLIAGGTASGKTTLANSLLAEITENNERLVILEDTRELRCEAKDSIALRTSQRVTLEALVRSTMRLRPDRIIVGEVRGGEALDLMKAWNTGHPGGIATIHANSAVLALARLEQLIGERSQSASQSLIAEAVDVVVFIEKTQEGRRVAEIIRVTGHDRQQGYMLEPADAPELFIVNNGDHS encoded by the coding sequence ATGACCAACGTCCAGGGTCATCAGCACGCCGCGCGGGTCGCGATTCGACGGATTTCGATGCTCAAGACTGCGTTCGGGCCGGCTATCGCCAGCGCGCTTGACGATGATAGCGTGACCGAAATCATCGCCAATCCCGACGGTGCGTTGTGGATCGAGCGCGCTGGCATTGGTCGTGAGAGAGCGGACGCGCCCATGGCGGCGGCCGATGTCGAGCGGATTATCCGTCTTGTCGCGTCGGCTCTCGACACGGTCTGCGATCACGAGCACCCGATTGTCTCCGGTGAACTACCAGGAACCGGTGAACGCTTTGAAGGGGTCCTGCCGCCAGTCTCAAGCAACCCCGCATTCACAATCCGAAAGCCCTCGAAGATCGCCATTCCTCTCGACGATAATGTGATGGCCGGGGTCATGACGCAACGTCAGGCGCAGGTTCTAAGATCGGCCGTGCGCATGCGGAGCAGTGTTCTGATCGCTGGCGGTACGGCGTCCGGCAAAACAACTCTGGCGAACTCACTTCTTGCTGAAATCACAGAAAACAATGAACGGCTTGTCATTCTCGAAGACACGCGAGAGCTACGATGCGAAGCAAAAGACTCCATCGCCTTGCGCACATCGCAACGCGTAACGCTCGAAGCGCTCGTCCGTTCAACCATGCGGTTGCGCCCGGACCGGATCATCGTCGGGGAGGTCCGCGGCGGCGAAGCGCTCGATCTCATGAAAGCCTGGAACACGGGCCATCCCGGCGGCATCGCTACTATTCATGCGAATTCAGCGGTCTTGGCGCTTGCACGTCTGGAGCAACTGATTGGAGAGCGATCGCAAAGCGCATCGCAATCCCTAATAGCGGAAGCCGTCGATGTCGTCGTCTTCATCGAGAAGACGCAAGAAGGACGGCGCGTCGCCGAAATCATTCGCGTCACAGGACATGACCGACAGCAAGGCTACATGCTGGAGCCAGCCGACGCGCCTGAACTTTTCATCGTCAATAACGGAGACCATTCATGA